The nucleotide sequence GTCGGCATCGATGTCGTGGTGGACGGCGAGCCCGTAGGCACCTGGCTTCGGAACGGCGATGCAGACGTCCATCGCCGAACCCGTGACCGGCACCCGCACCTTCTTGAGCGAGCCGCCCTTCCTGAGCCAGCCGCTCTGGTCGTAGAGCGCAAAGCGCAGGTTGCCGCGCTGCTGCTTGAAGCCGGACACGCGGACCTTGATCGCCGGCCCGCCGGCCGCGCACGCCTGCACGTCACCGGCCATCGCCGAGGCGGCGGTGGCGGGCAGCGCGGCCGAGCCGAGCATCAGGACCGGGAACAGGACGAGGAACCGCATGGCTTGGAAACACTGTCTTTCGCAGGACCGACGGGTCGCTTTCGTCAGCTCCGCTTCAGGTGAATCGGCGCTAGGCGAACTGCCCATGAAGGCTGGTTGCACTTGCTTTGCGGCCAAATGATGGTGTTGAGGGGCGGAAGAACAAGTTCATGACCCTGATCGACCGCTACATCGCCAAGGCGATCGCCATTCCGCTGGCCGGCACCCTGGTGCTGGCGGCGATGCTGCTCGTCCTCGACAAGATGCTGCGACTGTTCGATTTCGTCATCAATGCGGGCGGCCCGGTCAGCGTCGTCTGGCGAATGCTGGCCAACCTCCTGCCGGAATATTTCGCGCTCGGCATCCCGG is from Sphingomonas sp. LHG3406-1 and encodes:
- a CDS encoding DUF2141 domain-containing protein, with translation MRFLVLFPVLMLGSAALPATAASAMAGDVQACAAGGPAIKVRVSGFKQQRGNLRFALYDQSGWLRKGGSLKKVRVPVTGSAMDVCIAVPKPGAYGLAVHHDIDADKEQDRSDGAGFSRNPRLSLLGRPKFAGTRIEVGAGVQPISVRMLYLNGLAIGPARSS